The following are encoded together in the Cervus elaphus chromosome 23, mCerEla1.1, whole genome shotgun sequence genome:
- the LOC122681568 gene encoding acyl-CoA-binding domain-containing protein 7-like yields the protein MSLQADFDKAPKDVKKLKTRPDDEELKEIYGLYKQSVTGDIDIECPALLDLKGKAKWEAWNLQKGLSKEDAMSAYISKARELIEKYGI from the exons ATGTCCCTGCAG gcTGATTTTGACAAGGCGCCCAAAGACGTGAAGAAGCTGAAAACCAGGCCAGATGATGAGGAACTAAAAGAGATCTATGGACTGTACAAACAGTCTGTAACTGGAGACATAGATATTG AGTGTCCAGCACTGTTAGATCTAAAAGGAAAGGCTAAGTGGGAAGCCTGGAACCTTCAAAAAG GATTATCAAAGGAAGATGCCATGAGTGCCTATATTTCTAAAGCAAGAGAGCTAATAGAAAAATACGGAATCTAG